A single Lolium perenne isolate Kyuss_39 chromosome 6, Kyuss_2.0, whole genome shotgun sequence DNA region contains:
- the LOC127308583 gene encoding metal transporter NRAT1 — MEGGSERAEVGREVHHGGVVESGSDTGDHKYSTADGEKDGKFQVQPKWRKFLTHVGPGALVAVGFLDPSNMETDMQAGADFKYELLWVVLVGMIFALFIQTLAANLGVKTGRHLAELCREEYPRFVNTCLWIVAELAVISDDIPEVLGTAFAFNILFKIPMWVGVILTVFSTFLLLGVQRFGARKLEFIIVACMFTMAGCFFGELSYLRPSAGEVAKGMFVPSLRGKGAAANAIALFGAIITPYNLFLHSALVLSRKTPRSDQSIKVACRYFLIECSLAFIVAFLINVAVVVVAGSICSANSLSPADANTCGDLTLQSAPLLLRNVLGRSSSVVYGVALLASGQSTTISCTFAGQVIMEGFLDMKMKNWMRNLITRAIAITPSLIVAIVTGPSGAGKLIILSSMILSFELPFALIPLLKFCNSSKKVGPLKESIYTVVIAWALSAALIVVNTYFLVWTYVDWLGHNHMARYANALLSIVVFALMAAYLVAVVYLTFRKDTVVTYVPLAERVQGQAEAGKAPASASSEDGDQPAPYRRDLADASM; from the exons ATGGAGGGGGGTAGTGAGAGGGCAGAGGTTGGACGAGAAGTTCACCATGGAGGTGTGGTGGAGAGTGGCAGTGACACAGGCGATCACAAATACAGCACTGCCGATGGCGAAAAAGATGGGAAATTTCAGGTTCAG CCAAAATGGAGGAAATTCTTGACTCATGTTGGGCCTGGAGCTCTTGTGGCCGTTGGCTTCCTGGATCCTAGCAACA TGGAAACTGACATGCAAGCTGGGGCTGACTTCAAGTATGAG CTTCTGTGGGTCGTCTTAGTTGGGATGATCTTTGCGCTCTTTATACAAACATTAGCCGCCAACCTGGGAGTGAAAACAG GGAGGCACCTGGCTGAACTCTGCAGGGAAGAATACCCCCGCTTTGTCAATACTTGCTTATGGATTGTTGCTGAGCTGGCAGTGATTTCTGATGACATCCCTGAAG TGTTGGGTACTGCTTTTGCATTCAACATATTGTTCAAAATTCCTATGTGGGTTGGAGTTATCCTCACAGTGTTCAGCACCTTCTTGCTTCTTGGGGTGCAGAGATTTGGG GCCCGGAAACTGGAGTTCATCATAGTAGCGTGCATGTTCACCATGGCAGGATGCTTCTTTGGAGAGCTGAGCTACTTGAGGCCATCCGCAGGGGAGGTGGCCAAGGGCATGTTTGTTCCCTCTCTGCGAGGGAAAGGTGCTGCTGCCAATGCAATCGCGCTCTTTGGCGCTATCATCACGCC GTACAACTTGTTCTTGCACTCTGCCCTGGTCCTCTCAAGGAAGACCCCACGGTCAGACCAAAGTATCAAA GTGGCCTGCCGTTACTTCCTCATCGAGTGCAGTCTCGCCTTCATCGTGGCGTTCCTCATCAACGTTGCGGTGGTTGTTGTTGCTGGATCCATTTGCAGTGCGAACAGTCTCTCCCCAGCCGATGCCAACACGTGTGGCGATCTTACTCTGCAATCTGCACCTCTGCTGCTCAGG AATGTTTTGGGGAGATCGAGCTCTGTTGTATATGGGGTTGCGCTGCTAGCTTCTGGGCAAAGCACCACAATTAGTTGCACATTCGCTGGGCAGGTCATCATGGAG gGGTTTCTGGACATGAAGATGAAGAACTGGATGAGGAACCTCATCACCCGTGCAATTGCCATTACTCCGAGCCTTATTGTCGCCATTGTCACCGGTCCGTCAGGGGCTGGCAAGCTAATCATCCTGTCCTCG ATGATTCTGTCTTTCGAGTTGCCGTTCGCTCTCATCCCTCTTCTCAAGTTCTGCAACAGCAGCAAGAAAGTAGGACCCCTCAAAGAATCCATCTAT ACGGTGGTCATCGCCTGGGCCCTCAGCGCGGCGCTCATTGTGGTCAACACCTACTTCCTGGTGTGGACCTACGTGGACTGGCTGGGGCACAACCACATGGCCAGGTATGCCAACGCGCTCCTCTCCATCGTCGTCTTCGCGCTCATGGCCGCCTACCTCGTTGCCGTCGTGTACCTGACGTTCAGGAAGGACACGGTGGTCACGTACGTCCCGCTGGCGGAGAGGGTGCAGGGGCAGGCGGAGGCCGGCAAGGCCCCAGCGTCCGCATCAAGTGAGGATGGAGACCAGCCGGCGCCGTACAGGAGGGACCTAGCCGATGCCTCCATGTAG